A single genomic interval of Roseomonas gilardii subsp. gilardii harbors:
- a CDS encoding MFS transporter — MLIAYADRSSISAAIANTSFIQHFGLSSVYRGWVGAAFFWSYALTQIPMGWIVDRYGAKVPYAICFALWCVATAAAGLMTTVAALVATRVVVGAMEAVVMPASYRWIRHNVPERHMGAAIGVFAMGNKVGTAVGAPLAAWLIVLYDWRLMFVVTGLLGLVWLVPWSMFVENDLPGKSEMAAARRRASSVSFRSIILSPVVWGGMIINFCYSYFVFYCMTWMPSYLVEQRGLSLTSSSLYTFFSFAGIAAVAVIAGWAADRMIEGGKDPVRTRKIFVVLGFIGAGTVLFGAYTSELNWALFWNVFSLSCLGLASANSLALCKVTLIPSPAIGMVTGVQHMAAGLSGGVAASLSGWLLHVSGSYDLPMKVIVVFLVTGAAACVVLLRPEWSPKVTEPAS; from the coding sequence GTGCTGATCGCCTATGCCGACCGATCGAGCATATCGGCCGCCATCGCCAACACCTCCTTCATCCAGCATTTCGGCCTTTCCAGCGTCTATCGTGGCTGGGTGGGTGCCGCCTTCTTCTGGTCCTACGCGCTGACACAGATCCCGATGGGCTGGATCGTGGATCGCTACGGCGCGAAGGTGCCTTACGCCATCTGCTTCGCCTTGTGGTGTGTCGCGACCGCCGCCGCCGGGCTGATGACGACGGTGGCCGCCCTGGTCGCCACGCGCGTGGTGGTGGGCGCCATGGAAGCGGTGGTGATGCCGGCCAGCTACCGATGGATACGGCACAATGTTCCGGAGCGTCACATGGGGGCCGCCATCGGGGTCTTCGCCATGGGCAACAAGGTGGGGACCGCCGTCGGAGCCCCGCTCGCCGCCTGGCTCATCGTGCTCTACGACTGGCGCTTGATGTTCGTCGTCACGGGCCTGCTGGGGCTGGTCTGGCTGGTGCCCTGGTCCATGTTCGTCGAGAATGATCTCCCGGGGAAATCGGAAATGGCCGCGGCGCGGCGCCGGGCCTCATCGGTTTCATTCCGCAGCATCATTCTGTCCCCCGTCGTCTGGGGCGGCATGATCATCAACTTCTGCTACAGCTATTTCGTCTTCTACTGCATGACCTGGATGCCATCCTATCTGGTGGAACAGCGCGGGCTTTCGCTCACCAGTTCCAGCCTCTACACCTTCTTCAGCTTCGCCGGCATCGCGGCCGTGGCGGTCATCGCCGGCTGGGCGGCCGACAGGATGATCGAAGGTGGCAAGGATCCGGTCAGAACCCGGAAGATATTCGTCGTGCTGGGCTTCATCGGCGCAGGCACCGTGCTGTTCGGCGCATACACCAGCGAGCTGAACTGGGCCTTGTTCTGGAATGTCTTCTCCCTGTCCTGCCTGGGCCTGGCCAGCGCCAACAGCCTTGCGCTGTGCAAGGTGACGCTGATCCCATCGCCCGCCATCGGCATGGTCACCGGCGTGCAGCACATGGCCGCAGGATTGTCGGGCGGCGTCGCGGCCAGCCTCTCCGGCTGGCTTCTGCACGTCAGCGGAAGCTACGATCTACCCATGAAGGTCATCGTGGTTTTCCTGGTCACCGGCGCCGCGGCCTGCGTTGTTCTGCTCCGCCCGGAATGGTCGCCGAAGGTCACGGAACCCGCCTCATGA
- a CDS encoding protocatechuate 3,4-dioxygenase produces the protein MEATERMLMGIFNGEDAQRGYALNKMCHSLNDEGNRREFMADIDAYCSRYGLNDQQRAAVKSRKKNDLLAAGVSLYFLTKLARAYAGGPLAPVPRGKAS, from the coding sequence ATGGAAGCGACCGAACGAATGCTCATGGGCATTTTCAACGGCGAGGATGCACAGCGCGGCTACGCATTGAACAAGATGTGCCACTCCCTGAACGACGAAGGGAACCGGCGCGAGTTCATGGCCGATATCGATGCCTATTGCTCCAGATATGGGCTCAACGACCAGCAGCGCGCGGCGGTGAAGAGCAGGAAGAAGAACGACCTGCTCGCCGCCGGAGTCAGCCTCTATTTCCTGACGAAGCTTGCCCGCGCCTATGCCGGTGGCCCATTGGCCCCCGTGCCGCGCGGCAAGGCTTCCTGA
- a CDS encoding class III extradiol dioxygenase family protein, with protein sequence MAQLIGCITTSHVPMISRAVHENLQQDPYWKPFFDAFAPLHAWLDEAKPDLMIVIYNDHGLNFFLDNKPTFALGTALDYVNGDEGFGPPPPRRFGSDAKFAWHVAESLVEDEFDISTCQEMVLDHACVTAGDLLYPGQDTWPIPVIPLEINIIQHPLPKPGRCFALGQALGRAISSYPEDKKVIVVASGGLSHQISQGGYINRDFDAMCMDRIVNDPLPLTRYTNQEWINLAGSQGLEFMTWLVMRGAVLHGVKLVAETYHAPLSHTGGAVMLLDTRPAALAT encoded by the coding sequence ATGGCACAGCTCATCGGATGCATCACCACCTCGCACGTCCCCATGATCAGCCGGGCCGTGCACGAGAACCTTCAGCAGGACCCGTACTGGAAGCCGTTCTTCGACGCCTTCGCACCCCTGCATGCCTGGCTCGACGAAGCGAAACCCGATCTGATGATCGTCATCTATAACGATCACGGGCTGAACTTCTTCCTCGACAACAAGCCCACCTTCGCGCTCGGCACGGCCCTGGACTACGTCAACGGAGACGAAGGCTTCGGCCCCCCGCCACCCCGCCGGTTCGGAAGCGATGCGAAATTCGCCTGGCATGTCGCGGAATCCCTGGTGGAGGACGAGTTCGACATCTCGACGTGCCAGGAAATGGTGCTCGACCATGCCTGCGTCACGGCCGGGGATCTCCTGTACCCAGGCCAGGATACCTGGCCGATCCCGGTCATCCCGCTGGAGATCAACATCATCCAGCACCCCCTGCCCAAACCCGGCCGCTGTTTCGCACTGGGGCAGGCTCTGGGCCGGGCGATCAGCTCCTACCCCGAAGACAAGAAGGTGATCGTGGTGGCCAGCGGCGGCCTGTCGCACCAGATCAGCCAGGGCGGCTATATCAACAGGGATTTCGATGCCATGTGCATGGACAGGATCGTGAACGATCCCCTGCCGCTGACCCGCTACACCAATCAGGAATGGATCAATCTCGCCGGCAGCCAGGGGCTGGAATTCATGACCTGGCTGGTCATGCGGGGCGCGGTCCTTCATGGCGTCAAGCTCGTCGCGGAGACGTATCACGCACCGCTTTCCCACACTGGCGGCGCGGTCATGCTGCTCGACACACGACCGGCCGCGCTTGCAACGTGA
- a CDS encoding ABC transporter substrate-binding protein, protein MFTRRAVFRASAIGAVLGASSLPFVNIRSAHAAEEVVIGAIYPLTGNSAQIGQDAKAVMEVAAEVINGQHDHVPMLLGEGGGLPKLGGARIRVVFADHQNDPQKARAEAERLITQEKVALIVGSFSSATAATISQVTERYQIPYVSADNSSPSLTQRGLQWFFRPSPNDVTFTEAMFSFFQSAGGKTGRKVNSVSLFYEDSIFGTDSANIQRKMAEQAGIKILADIKYRANSPTLASEAQRLKAADADVLMPSSYTTDAILILRAMNEIGYKPRAIMAQAAGFQEQAFLNGVGAMAEGVFSRSSFAIDAGSSRPAIEKINALYKAKQNKDLNDNTAREFTALQVAADAVNRAGSTKAADLQKAFRETEIAGEQTIMPWKGVKFDAAGNNLLGTPVIQQVTNGAYRTVWPADVASVPLVWNVGQ, encoded by the coding sequence ATGTTCACTCGCCGTGCCGTGTTCCGTGCCTCAGCGATTGGGGCCGTTCTGGGGGCTTCCAGCCTTCCCTTCGTGAACATCCGCTCCGCCCATGCCGCCGAGGAAGTGGTGATCGGCGCCATCTACCCGCTCACCGGCAACAGCGCCCAGATCGGGCAGGATGCCAAGGCGGTGATGGAGGTCGCGGCCGAGGTCATCAACGGCCAGCATGACCATGTGCCCATGCTGCTGGGTGAGGGCGGTGGCCTGCCGAAGCTGGGCGGCGCCAGGATTCGCGTGGTCTTCGCCGACCACCAGAACGACCCCCAGAAGGCCCGTGCGGAGGCCGAGCGCCTCATCACGCAGGAGAAGGTGGCGCTGATCGTCGGCAGCTTCTCCTCCGCCACGGCGGCGACCATCTCGCAGGTCACCGAGCGCTACCAGATCCCCTATGTCTCCGCCGACAACTCCTCGCCCAGCCTGACGCAGCGCGGGCTGCAATGGTTCTTCCGTCCCTCGCCCAACGACGTGACCTTCACCGAGGCCATGTTCAGCTTCTTCCAGTCGGCCGGCGGGAAGACCGGGCGCAAGGTGAACTCCGTCTCGCTCTTCTACGAGGACAGCATCTTCGGCACGGACAGCGCCAACATCCAGCGCAAGATGGCGGAACAGGCGGGCATCAAGATCCTGGCCGACATCAAGTACCGCGCCAATTCGCCGACCCTCGCCTCCGAGGCACAGCGGCTGAAGGCTGCGGATGCCGATGTGCTGATGCCCTCCTCCTACACCACCGATGCCATCCTGATCCTGCGCGCGATGAACGAGATCGGCTACAAGCCCAGGGCCATCATGGCCCAGGCGGCCGGATTCCAGGAACAGGCTTTCCTCAACGGCGTCGGCGCCATGGCGGAAGGGGTGTTCAGCCGCTCCTCCTTCGCCATCGACGCCGGCAGCAGCCGCCCCGCGATCGAGAAGATCAACGCGCTCTACAAGGCCAAGCAGAACAAGGACCTGAACGACAATACCGCGCGCGAGTTCACGGCGTTGCAGGTGGCGGCGGACGCGGTCAACCGTGCCGGCTCGACCAAGGCGGCCGATCTGCAGAAAGCCTTCCGCGAGACCGAGATCGCCGGGGAGCAGACCATCATGCCCTGGAAAGGCGTGAAGTTCGACGCGGCGGGCAACAACCTGCTCGGCACGCCGGTGATCCAGCAGGTGACCAACGGCGCCTACCGGACCGTCTGGCCCGCCGACGTGGCCTCCGTGCCGCTCGTCTGGAATGTCGGCCAGTAA
- a CDS encoding branched-chain amino acid ABC transporter permease yields MTVELVAQAVVSGLLMGMIYALVAAGLSLIFGLMDVVNFAHGELLMLAMFATLILFHATGLDPILLLPLVAVLLFGFGVAIYRLLIGRALSVTFNRGMSQIFVTFGLAIFLRGAAQYLFGSEFQSITGSWVSDRTVNLAGIYLPLPQLVASAVCLLAFAALLAVSRTEFGRALEATREDRDAVALIGIDRDRIFAIGWGMGAAAVGVAGVMLATFYYISPNVGVNFATIAYVTVALGGFGSLLGALAAGLLVGLVESMTALVLEPSMKQVGMFALYMLVLAFRPRGLFGKL; encoded by the coding sequence ATGACCGTCGAACTGGTTGCGCAGGCCGTGGTGAGCGGCCTGCTGATGGGCATGATCTATGCCCTCGTGGCGGCTGGGCTGTCACTGATCTTCGGCCTGATGGACGTGGTGAACTTCGCCCATGGCGAGTTGCTGATGCTCGCCATGTTCGCCACGCTGATCCTCTTCCACGCCACGGGGCTGGACCCGATCCTGCTGCTGCCTCTGGTGGCGGTGCTGCTCTTCGGATTCGGGGTGGCGATCTACCGCCTGCTGATCGGGCGGGCGCTGTCCGTCACCTTCAACCGCGGCATGTCGCAGATCTTCGTGACCTTCGGCCTGGCGATCTTCCTGCGCGGTGCGGCGCAGTACCTCTTCGGCAGCGAGTTCCAGAGCATCACCGGCAGTTGGGTCAGCGACCGCACGGTGAACCTCGCCGGCATCTACCTGCCGCTGCCGCAGCTCGTGGCCTCGGCGGTCTGCCTGCTCGCCTTCGCCGCGCTGCTCGCCGTATCGCGCACCGAATTCGGCCGGGCTCTGGAGGCGACGCGCGAGGATCGCGACGCGGTGGCGCTGATCGGCATCGACCGCGACCGGATCTTCGCCATCGGGTGGGGGATGGGCGCCGCGGCGGTGGGCGTGGCGGGGGTGATGCTGGCCACTTTCTACTACATCTCCCCCAATGTCGGGGTGAACTTCGCGACCATCGCCTATGTCACGGTCGCCCTGGGCGGCTTCGGCAGCCTGCTGGGCGCGCTCGCGGCCGGGCTGCTGGTGGGGCTGGTGGAATCCATGACCGCGCTCGTGCTGGAGCCCTCCATGAAGCAGGTGGGCATGTTCGCCCTTTATATGCTCGTGCTCGCGTTCCGCCCGCGCGGCCTGTTCGGGAAGCTGTGA
- a CDS encoding branched-chain amino acid ABC transporter permease, whose amino-acid sequence MSTTIQQAPATPLRTNSITRRRRRELATGVVLLLLLAALPFGGSDVYAQNLIILTLLYAGLSQAWNILGGYCGQISLGHALYFGIGGYVSTMLFVHAGVPPVFGMVAAGVVAGLGALLVGWPCFRLSGHYYAIATVVVGEIGYLLFLNWEWVGGAMGIYVPLGPDSWLNLQFRISKLPWHFITLGFAALTWIVAWLVEGSRWGYSWRAVKDDVTAARSLAVRIFPSKMAAAAISGFLTGVGGAIYAQYVGYIDPDSILAGSFSILIALPAVLGGVGTLWGPLIGAAVLIPVSELSRSYLGGSGSGVDLMIYGLLIMIVALARPQGLVSLLGVKSQAGGGDGRAA is encoded by the coding sequence ATGTCCACCACGATCCAACAGGCTCCCGCCACGCCGCTCCGCACCAATTCGATCACGCGCCGCCGGCGGCGGGAGCTGGCCACCGGCGTGGTGCTCCTCCTCCTGCTCGCGGCGCTGCCCTTCGGGGGTTCCGACGTCTATGCGCAGAACCTGATCATCCTGACCCTGCTCTATGCCGGTCTCAGTCAGGCATGGAACATCCTGGGCGGCTATTGCGGCCAGATCTCGCTGGGCCATGCGCTCTATTTCGGCATCGGCGGTTATGTCTCCACCATGCTGTTCGTGCATGCGGGCGTGCCACCGGTCTTCGGCATGGTCGCCGCCGGGGTGGTGGCGGGGCTCGGGGCGCTGCTGGTCGGCTGGCCCTGCTTCCGCCTGTCCGGTCATTACTACGCCATCGCGACGGTGGTGGTGGGTGAGATCGGCTACCTCCTTTTCCTCAACTGGGAATGGGTCGGCGGCGCCATGGGCATCTATGTGCCACTGGGGCCGGATTCCTGGCTGAACCTGCAGTTCCGCATCTCCAAGCTCCCCTGGCACTTCATCACCCTGGGCTTCGCCGCCCTGACCTGGATCGTGGCCTGGCTGGTCGAGGGTTCGCGCTGGGGCTATTCCTGGCGGGCGGTGAAGGATGACGTGACGGCGGCGCGCAGCCTCGCCGTGCGGATCTTTCCCTCCAAGATGGCGGCGGCCGCGATCAGCGGCTTCCTCACCGGCGTCGGCGGCGCGATCTACGCGCAGTATGTCGGCTATATCGACCCGGACAGCATCCTGGCCGGGTCCTTCTCCATCCTGATCGCCCTGCCGGCGGTGCTGGGCGGCGTCGGCACGCTCTGGGGGCCGCTGATCGGCGCGGCAGTGCTGATCCCCGTCTCGGAGCTGTCACGCTCCTACCTGGGTGGTTCCGGCAGCGGCGTGGACCTGATGATCTACGGGCTGCTGATCATGATCGTGGCGCTCGCACGGCCACAGGGGCTGGTCAGCCTCCTCGGCGTGAAGAGCCAGGCGGGAGGTGGCGATGGCCGCGCTGCTTGA
- a CDS encoding ABC transporter ATP-binding protein — protein sequence MAALLEVRNVSKRFGGVQANSDVSFDVHRGEILGLIGPNGAGKTSLFNSISGEVTPDSGEIRLDGQRVSGLGPVECTRRGIARTFQVVRSFDSMTVLENVMVGAFTRHRTAREAMAAAEQVLGFAGLLGRMDTPAISLTPPEKRRLEVARALATQPRLLLLDEMLTGLTPAEAQSGVQLIRAVRDQGVTIIMVEHVMEVLLPLIDRAVVLNLGKVLLTGSPQEVVRDPEMIRAYLGDRYATA from the coding sequence ATGGCCGCGCTGCTTGAGGTCCGCAACGTCAGCAAGCGGTTCGGGGGGGTGCAGGCGAACAGCGATGTCAGCTTCGATGTCCATCGCGGCGAGATCCTGGGCCTGATCGGGCCGAACGGCGCGGGCAAGACCTCGCTGTTCAACTCGATCTCCGGCGAGGTGACGCCAGACAGCGGCGAGATCCGCCTCGACGGGCAGCGCGTCTCCGGGCTGGGGCCGGTGGAATGCACCCGGCGCGGCATCGCCCGCACCTTCCAGGTGGTGCGCTCCTTCGACTCCATGACCGTGCTGGAGAATGTGATGGTGGGCGCCTTCACCCGCCACAGGACGGCGCGGGAGGCCATGGCGGCGGCGGAGCAGGTGCTCGGCTTCGCGGGCCTGCTCGGACGCATGGACACCCCGGCCATTTCTTTGACCCCGCCGGAGAAACGGCGCCTGGAGGTGGCGCGTGCCCTGGCGACGCAGCCTCGCCTCCTGCTTCTGGACGAGATGCTGACCGGGCTCACCCCTGCCGAGGCACAGTCCGGCGTGCAGCTCATCCGTGCGGTGCGGGACCAGGGTGTCACCATCATCATGGTCGAGCATGTGATGGAGGTGCTTCTGCCGCTGATCGACCGCGCCGTGGTGCTGAATCTCGGCAAGGTCCTGCTCACCGGCTCGCCGCAGGAGGTGGTGCGCGATCCGGAGATGATCCGTGCCTATCTGGGGGACCGCTATGCTACGGCTTGA
- a CDS encoding ABC transporter ATP-binding protein has protein sequence MLRLEGVSASYRGLKALQGVDLEVGQGEVVAVVGANGAGKSTLLKAIAGQVTTEGRIAFQGESLRRMPAHRIARLGVNLVPEGRRLFPRLSVEDNLRLGAYAKRGDPDRFKPLELVFELFPRLKERLPQLAGTLSGGEQQMLAIGRALLTQPRLLMLDEPSQGIMPKLVDDILAAVTRIRALGVTVLLVEQRLAEALAIADRAYVLQTGRIVMSGQAAEIAGNADVRRAYLGM, from the coding sequence ATGCTACGGCTTGAAGGGGTTTCCGCCAGCTACCGGGGCCTCAAGGCCCTGCAGGGCGTCGATCTGGAGGTCGGCCAGGGGGAGGTCGTGGCCGTGGTCGGCGCCAATGGCGCGGGCAAGAGCACCTTGCTGAAAGCCATCGCCGGGCAGGTCACGACCGAGGGGCGGATCGCCTTCCAGGGCGAGAGCCTGCGCCGGATGCCCGCGCATCGCATCGCGCGCCTAGGCGTCAACCTCGTGCCCGAGGGGCGGCGCCTCTTCCCGCGCCTCTCGGTGGAAGACAATCTCCGCCTCGGGGCCTATGCGAAGAGGGGCGATCCGGACCGCTTCAAGCCATTGGAGCTGGTCTTCGAACTCTTCCCCCGCCTGAAGGAACGCCTGCCACAACTGGCCGGTACCCTGTCCGGTGGCGAGCAGCAGATGCTGGCCATCGGCCGTGCCCTGCTGACCCAGCCGAGGCTGCTGATGCTGGACGAACCCAGCCAGGGCATCATGCCGAAGCTGGTGGACGATATCCTGGCTGCGGTGACGCGCATCCGCGCCCTCGGGGTGACGGTGCTGCTGGTGGAGCAGAGGCTGGCCGAGGCTTTGGCCATCGCCGACCGTGCCTATGTGCTGCAGACCGGCCGGATCGTGATGTCCGGCCAGGCTGCGGAGATCGCCGGCAACGCCGATGTGCGGCGTGCCTATCTTGGCATGTGA